From Mus pahari chromosome 20, PAHARI_EIJ_v1.1, whole genome shotgun sequence, the proteins below share one genomic window:
- the Exoc3l1 gene encoding exocyst complex component 3-like protein — protein sequence MDSKIQPTLLPGSSCPRPEWPEQERAEQLARGAALKWASGIFYRPEQLTRLGQYRSREIQRNYSLEARIKSVVQSYLEGVQTGVWQLTRALETVKGMREALSQAHHLLKDLSRTSQTLEPLRECVVQHKQLQILTRLLPRLQAVPAAVAHTQTLIDSQRLLEAYVSLRELEQLKEETWTPLGGLELPIFQGLGLLAEALGQAVEAAAGAAGRLAREDPALLVAAIRVAEVETERTILGQAPRDWRQRCLRALQEGLEQVHFASPVLPEPGALSGWLEALQVALPAELATAESLVAPCCPPSYRVVELWAHTLHSGLRRSVQQLLAGPELGAADTFALLHWALHVYMGKEMMGNLELGPEADVSQLEPLLTSENIEQLEAAFVAQVQVSVAQWLKKALDGEVAEWNREQEPPTDPSGFYHSPMPAIVLQILAENIQVTNLISDSLHRRVHNMAVSELGVFLRSFSDALIRFSRDHLRGEAVAPHYVPYLLAAFNHQSALRSSVSVLMPDGEASGVLAPMEASLDDVQRRICRLVLEVLQVELQPLFSTLPSRRWLLSSELLDGVCEQTSHFCQDFWRVRKPGVQLLLAEAERTVVLQYLRALMQGRLVCRGAEERSQAAERLRQDAAQLKELFVGLGLEESAHCAPVLLALRELLNLHDPTLLGLEVAGLRQQFPDVSEDHVSALLDLRGDVSREHRQAALSSLQAGPPPSPSTGRRALFSLVPTPTPSLSSCLPSGPCS from the exons ATGGACAGCAAGATACAGCCCACACTTCTTCCTG GATCTTCCTGCCCAAGGCCTGAGTGGCCAGAGCAGGAGAGGGCCGAACAGCTGGCTCGGGGTGCGGCACTCAAGTGGGCTTCGGGCATCTTCTACCGGCCAGAGCAGCTGACCAGGCTGGGCCAGTACCGAAGCCGTGAAATACAGCGTAACTATTCCCTGGAAGCAAGAATTAAG TCAGTGGTGCAGTCCTACCTGGAAGGGGTGCAGACTGGTGTGTGGCAGCTGACCCGAGCCCTCGAGACTGTGAAGGGAATGCGTGAAGCCCTGAGCCAGGCCCATCACTTACTAAAGGATTTGTCTCGAACCTCACAAACCCTGGAACCCCTGAGGGAATGTGTTGTCCAGCACAAACAACTCCAGATCCTGACTCGGTTGTTGCCCAGGCTACAAGCAG tGCCGGCTGCAGTGGCCCACACGCAGACCCTGATAGACTCTCAGCGACTCTTGGAGGCATATGTGAGCCTGCGGGAACTAGAGCAGCTGAAAGAGGAGACATGGACACCCCTAGGAGGGCTGGAGTTGCCAATCTTCCAGGGGCTAGGCCTTCTGGCTGAGGCCCTAGGCCAAGCTGTGGAGGCGGCTGCAGGAGCTGCGGGGCGGCTGGCACGCGAGGACCCAGCCCTGCTGGTCGCTGCTATTCGTGTGGCAGAGGTGGAGACTGAGCGCACAATCCTGGGGCAGGCACCCCGAGACTGGCGGCAGCGATGTCTTCGGGCGCTACAGGAGGGCCTGGAGCAGGTTCACTTTGCATCGCCTGTGCTTCCGGAGCCAGGGGCTCTGTCAGGGTGGCTTGAGGCTCTGCAGGTAGCCTTGCCCGCCGAGTTGGCCACAGCGGAGTCACTGGTGGCACCCTGCTGCCCACCGAGCTACCGTGTAGTTGAGCTATGGGCCCACACCCTGCACAGTGGCCTGCGCCGTAGCGTGCAGCAACTCCTCGCCGGGCCCGAGCTAGGAGCTGCTGACACGTTTGCCTTGTTGCACTGGGCACTGCATGTGTACATGGG GAAGGAAATGATGGGGAACTTGGAACTGGGGCCTGAGGCTGATGTTTCCCAGCTAGAGCCCCTCTTGACCTCAGAGAACATTGAGCAGCTGGAGGCAGCATTTGTGGCTCAGGTCCAG GtaagtgtggctcagtggctgaagaaggcactggatgGGGAGGTAGCAGAGTGGAACCGGGAACAGGAGCCCCCCACAGATCCATCCGGTTTCTACCACTCCCCAATGCCAGCCATTGTCCTGCAG ATCCTGGCTGAAAACATACAAGTGACCAACCTGATTAGTGACTCATTGCATCGGCGGGTGCATAACATGGCGGTGTCAGAACTGGGCGTATTCTTGAGAAG CTTCAGCGACGCTCTGATCCGATTCTCTCGAGACCATCTCAGGGGAGAAGCCGTGGCCCCTCACTATGTGCCCTACCTACTGGCTGCCTTCAACCACCAATCAGCACTGAG ATCTTCTGTCTCGGTCCTGATGCCGGACGGGGAAGCTTCCGGGGTCTTAGCTCCAATGGAAGCCTCGCTGGACGACGTACAAAGAAGGATCTGCCGCCTGGTTTTGGAAGTACTGCAGGTTGAGCTCCAG CCCCTGTTCTCCACTCTGCCCTCGCGCCGGTGGCTATTGAGTTCTGAGTTGCTGGACGGTGTGTGTGAGCAGACGTCGCACTTCTGCCAGGACTTCTGGCGCGTACGGAAGCCTGGTGTTCAG ctgctgctggcGGAGGCGGAACGAACCGTGGTGTTGCAATACCTAAGGGCGCTGATGCAGGGCCGCCTAGTGTGCCGCGGTGCGGAAGAGCGGAGCCAGGCGGCTGAGCGCCTTAGGCAGGATGCTGCCCAGCTCAAAGAGCTTTTCGTTGGTTTG GGCCTGGAGGAGAGCGCTCACTGTGCGCCGGTCCTGCTCGCGCTGAGGGAACTGCTCAACCTTCACGACCCCACACTGCTTGGCCTCGAGGTGGCAGGCCTGAGGCAACAATTTCCCGACGTGAG CGAGGATCACGTCTCTGCCCTCTTGGACCTGCGCGGAGACGTGTCCCGAGAACATCGTCAGGCAGCACTCAGTTCGCTGCAGGCGGGTCCACCCCCCTCACCGTCTACTGGCCGCCGGGCACTCTTCAGCCTGGTACCGACGCCTACGccctctctgtcctcctgcctcccctcggGTCCCTGCTCCTGA
- the E2f4 gene encoding transcription factor E2F4, whose protein sequence is MAEAGPQAPPPPGTPSRHEKSLGLLTTKFVSLLQEAKDGVLDLKLAADTLAVRQKRRIYDITNVLEGIGLIEKKSKNSIQWKGVGPGCNTREIADKLIELKAEIEELQQREQELDQHKVWVQQSIRNVTEDVQNSCLAYVTHEDICRCFAGDTLLAIRAPSGTSLEVPIPEGLNGQKKYQIHLKSMSGPIEVLLVNKEAWSSPPVAVPVPPPDDLLQSPPAVSTPPPLPKPALAQPQESSRPSSPQLTTPTPVLGSTEVSEVACQTSEIAVSGSPGTENKDSGDLSSLPLSLTALDTRPLQSSALLDSSSSSSSSSSSSSSSSGPNPSTSFEPIKADPTGVLDLPKELSEIFDPTRECMSSELLEELMSSEVFAPLLRLSPPPGDHDYIYNLDESEGVCDLFDVPVLKL, encoded by the exons aTGGCGGAGGCCGGGCCACAGGCGCCACCGCCCCCGGGGACTCCAAGCCGGCACGAGAAGAGTCTGGGACTTCTCACCACCAAGTTCGTGTCGCTCTTGCAGGAAGCCAAGGACGGCGTGCTTGACCTCAAGCTG GCAGCCGACACTCTTGCTGTGCGCCAGAAACGGCGGATCTACGACATCACCAACGTGCTGGAAGGCATCGGTCTGATCGAGAAGAAATCCAAGAACAGCATCCAGTGGAA GGGCGTCGGGCCAGGTTGCAATACTCGGGAGATCGCCGACAAGCTGATTGAGCTCAAGGCAGAGATCGAGGAGCTGCAGCAACGGGAGCAAGAACTGGACCAGCACAAGGTGTGGGTGCAGCAGAGCATCCGGAATGTCACAGAGGACGTCCAGAACAGCTG CTTGGCCTACGTGACTCATGAAGACATCTGCAGATGCTTTGCTG GAGATACCCTCCTTGCCATCCGGGCGCCATCGGGCACCAGTCTAGAGGTGCCCATCCCAGAG GGTCTCAATGGCCAGAAGAAGTACCAGATTCACTTAAAGAGCATGAGTGGGCCTATCGAGGTGCTGCTAGTGAACAAGGAGGCCTGGAGTTCACCACCTGTGGCTGTGCCCGTCCCTCCCCCCGATGATCTACTCCAGAGTCCACCTGCTGTTTCTACACCTCCACCTCTGCCCAAGCCTGCCTTAGCTCAACCCCAAGAATCCTCTCGTCCAAGCAGCCCCCAGCTAACTACCCCCACTCCTGTCCTTGGCAGCACTGAAGTCTCAGAGGTGGCATGCCAGACATCTGAGATTGCAG TGAGTGGTAGCCCTGGAACTGAGAACAAGGACAGTGGTGACCTCAGCTCACTCCCACTGAGCCTGACAGCACTGGACACTCGGCCTCTGCAGTCCTCTGCACTACtggatagcagcagcagcagcagcagcagcagtagcagcagcagcagttcaTCTGGACCCAACCCTTCTACCTCCTTTGAGCCCATCAAAGCAGACCCCACAGGCG ttcTGGATCTCCCCAAAGAGCTGTCAGAAATCTTCGACCCCACAAGAG AGTGCATGAGCTCCGAGCTGCTGGAAGAACTGATGTCTTCAGAAG TGTTTGCCCCCCTCCTCCGACTTTCTCCACCTCCGGGAGACCACGATTACATCTACAACCTGGACGAGAGCGAAGGTGTCTGTGATCTCTTTGATGTTCCTGTTCTCAAACTCTGA